A stretch of Sinimarinibacterium sp. NLF-5-8 DNA encodes these proteins:
- the ydfG gene encoding bifunctional NADP-dependent 3-hydroxy acid dehydrogenase/3-hydroxypropionate dehydrogenase YdfG — protein MIVFVTGASAGFGAAIARRFAADGARVILSGRRVERLQQLAAEIGSNALPLVLDVRNRLAVTDAIANLPPAFAAVDVLVNNAGLALGLEPAPEADLDDWEQMVDTNIKGLMYMTRALLPGMVARKRGHIVNIGSIAGEWPYPGGNVYGGTKAFVRQFSLNLRADLHGSGVRVTDIEPGLAGGTEFSNVRFHGNDAKAAKVYENTEALTAEDVADSVHWVATRPAHVNINTLSLMPTCQSFSALAVHRQ, from the coding sequence ATGATCGTTTTTGTCACCGGCGCCAGCGCCGGATTTGGCGCGGCCATCGCCCGCCGCTTTGCCGCCGATGGCGCGCGCGTGATTTTGAGTGGCCGCCGAGTTGAGCGCCTGCAACAACTGGCCGCTGAAATCGGCAGCAACGCCCTGCCGCTGGTGCTGGACGTGCGCAACCGCCTGGCCGTGACCGATGCCATCGCCAACCTGCCACCGGCCTTTGCCGCAGTGGACGTTCTGGTCAACAACGCCGGACTTGCGCTGGGACTGGAACCGGCGCCAGAAGCTGACCTGGATGACTGGGAGCAGATGGTGGACACCAACATCAAAGGGTTGATGTACATGACCCGCGCGCTGCTGCCCGGCATGGTCGCGCGCAAGCGTGGGCATATCGTCAACATCGGCTCCATCGCCGGTGAATGGCCGTATCCGGGCGGCAACGTCTACGGCGGCACCAAAGCCTTCGTCCGCCAGTTTTCCCTCAACCTGCGCGCGGACTTACACGGCAGCGGCGTGCGTGTGACCGATATTGAACCCGGGCTGGCCGGCGGCACCGAGTTTTCCAACGTGCGCTTTCACGGCAACGACGCCAAAGCCGCCAAGGTCTACGAAAACACCGAGGCGCTGACCGCCGAGGACGTCGCCGACAGCGTGCACTGGGTCGCCACCCGCCCCGCGCACGTCAACATCAACACGCTGTCGCTGATGCCGACATGCCAGTCGTTTTCGGCGCTGGCGGTGCATCGGCAATAA
- a CDS encoding deoxyribodipyrimidine photo-lyase produces the protein MTATALVWLRRDLRCTDHAALYHALRRFDRVYCAFVFDTDILDALPSRQDRRVAFIHASVVELHARLQQLAADHGAPGGGLIVRHGSAARCIVELAQSLGVQEVLTNRDYEPTAIARDQQVAADLHARGIAFSDYKDQVLLERDEVLTRQGQHYSVFTPYKRAWLQKLDAFQLKAYPLERYAQRLAPPPAGEPLPSLQDLGFTAAPSLPRALPTGSSGAMQLLNDFVPRMAHYQRARDFPSVKGVSYLSVHLRFGTVSIRQLAALAAAQAAQGCVGAQTWLSELAWRDFYFMILWRHPKVVTQSFKPQFDRVQWDEAPALWQAWCQARTGYPLVDAALRQLLHTGYMHNRLRMVVASFLTKDLGIDWRRGERFFAEHLNDYDLAANNGGWQWAASTGCDAQPWFRIFNPITQSQKFDPKGQFIRRYLPELARVPDAHIHFPAAMKPLERQACDLQLGRDYPHPIVDHAQARERTLARFSGLR, from the coding sequence ATGACTGCCACCGCCCTGGTTTGGCTGCGCCGCGACTTGCGCTGCACCGATCACGCCGCGCTGTATCACGCGCTGCGGCGGTTTGATCGGGTGTATTGCGCGTTTGTGTTTGATACCGACATCCTGGATGCGCTGCCCAGCCGCCAGGATCGGCGCGTGGCGTTTATCCACGCCAGCGTGGTGGAACTGCACGCGCGCTTGCAGCAGTTGGCCGCCGATCACGGCGCGCCCGGTGGCGGGCTGATCGTGCGTCACGGCAGTGCCGCGCGCTGCATCGTTGAGCTGGCGCAAAGCCTTGGTGTGCAAGAGGTTTTAACCAATCGCGATTACGAACCCACGGCCATCGCGCGCGATCAACAGGTTGCCGCTGACTTACACGCGCGCGGCATTGCCTTTAGCGATTACAAAGACCAGGTGCTGCTGGAGCGCGACGAAGTGCTCACCCGGCAAGGCCAGCATTACAGTGTTTTTACCCCGTACAAGCGCGCGTGGCTGCAAAAGCTGGATGCGTTTCAACTCAAAGCCTATCCGCTGGAGCGCTACGCCCAGCGCCTGGCGCCGCCGCCCGCAGGCGAGCCGTTGCCGAGCTTGCAAGACCTCGGTTTTACCGCTGCACCTTCACTGCCGCGCGCGCTGCCCACCGGAAGCAGCGGTGCAATGCAATTGCTCAACGACTTTGTCCCGCGCATGGCGCACTACCAACGCGCGCGCGATTTCCCCAGCGTCAAAGGCGTGTCGTATCTATCGGTGCATCTGCGCTTTGGCACGGTGTCGATCCGCCAGCTTGCGGCGCTGGCCGCCGCCCAAGCCGCACAAGGCTGTGTGGGCGCACAAACCTGGTTGTCGGAGCTGGCATGGCGCGATTTTTATTTCATGATTTTGTGGCGTCACCCCAAGGTGGTCACGCAATCCTTTAAGCCGCAGTTTGACCGCGTGCAATGGGACGAAGCGCCGGCGTTATGGCAAGCCTGGTGCCAAGCGCGCACCGGCTATCCGCTGGTGGATGCGGCGCTGCGCCAACTGCTGCACACCGGCTACATGCACAACCGCCTGCGCATGGTCGTCGCCAGTTTTTTAACCAAGGATCTGGGCATCGACTGGCGTCGCGGCGAGCGTTTTTTTGCCGAGCATTTAAACGACTACGATCTGGCCGCCAACAACGGCGGCTGGCAGTGGGCGGCGTCCACCGGCTGCGACGCACAGCCGTGGTTTCGGATCTTCAACCCCATCACCCAATCGCAAAAGTTTGATCCCAAAGGTCAATTCATCCGCCGCTACCTGCCCGAACTGGCGCGCGTGCCCGACGCTCATATCCACTTTCCGGCAGCGATGAAACCGCTGGAGCGCCAGGCCTGCGACCTGCAACTGGGGCGCGATTATCCCCATCCCATCGTTGATCACGCCCAGGCGCGCGAACGCACGCTGGCGCGGTTTTCAGGGCTGAGGTAA
- a CDS encoding nuclear transport factor 2 family protein → MAALDCADRCNTASPAPPATQRIITLYEQLSPAQLPHLAEYYAADAHFKDPFNDVYGVAAITQIFAHMFATLDQPRFCVLSHISQGDQAFLSWEFRFAMRRWRRGQAQCIRGATLLRFDQQGRVSDHRDYWDAAEELYEKLPVLGALMRWLRQSAAAPAATDPSSKNLR, encoded by the coding sequence ATGGCCGCCTTGGATTGCGCAGACCGTTGCAACACCGCCTCACCGGCGCCGCCCGCCACGCAGCGGATCATCACCTTGTATGAGCAGCTGTCGCCCGCGCAGTTGCCGCATCTGGCCGAGTACTACGCGGCCGATGCGCACTTTAAAGACCCGTTTAACGATGTTTACGGCGTGGCGGCGATCACCCAGATTTTTGCCCATATGTTTGCCACGCTGGATCAGCCGCGCTTTTGCGTGCTCAGCCACATCAGCCAGGGCGATCAGGCTTTTTTGAGCTGGGAGTTTCGCTTTGCCATGCGGCGCTGGCGGCGCGGTCAGGCGCAGTGCATTCGCGGTGCCACGCTGCTGCGTTTTGATCAGCAAGGCCGCGTCAGCGATCACCGTGATTACTGGGATGCGGCCGAGGAGCTTTATGAAAAGTTGCCGGTTTTGGGGGCGCTGATGCGCTGGCTGCGACAATCGGCGGCCGCGCCTGCGGCCACCGATCCATCATCCAAAAACCTTCGATGA
- a CDS encoding SDR family NAD(P)-dependent oxidoreductase, whose amino-acid sequence MSLNPKVRHWRGQRVWIIGASSGIGRALAAALHARGAEVWVSARQQTLLQAFVRAHPGAQALPLDVTDAAAVNAAAQQLLAQGALDWVCYCAGHYRPMTASAPDLAELLKHQQVNVQGALHVLTAVVPALLQAAEAGRAPHLSLVASVAGWRGLPQALAYGPTKAALINLAENLFIDLRPKGVGVSVVNPGFVDTPLTAQNSFAMPALLSAEQAAAAIVRGWERGQFEVHFPKRFTGVLKLLRCLPYRVYFPLIHRLTGL is encoded by the coding sequence GTGTCTTTAAATCCAAAAGTGCGCCATTGGCGCGGGCAGCGGGTGTGGATTATTGGCGCGTCCAGCGGCATTGGTCGCGCGCTGGCGGCGGCGCTGCACGCGCGCGGTGCCGAGGTGTGGGTGTCGGCGCGCCAGCAGACGTTGTTACAGGCGTTTGTGCGCGCGCATCCGGGTGCGCAAGCCTTGCCGCTGGATGTCACCGACGCCGCTGCCGTCAACGCCGCCGCGCAGCAACTTTTGGCGCAGGGCGCACTCGATTGGGTGTGTTATTGCGCCGGACATTACCGGCCGATGACGGCCAGCGCGCCCGATTTGGCCGAGCTGCTCAAACATCAACAGGTCAATGTTCAGGGCGCTTTGCATGTGCTCACGGCGGTGGTTCCGGCTTTGTTGCAAGCCGCCGAGGCCGGGCGCGCGCCGCATCTGAGTTTGGTTGCCAGCGTCGCCGGTTGGCGCGGCTTGCCGCAGGCGCTGGCCTATGGCCCGACCAAGGCCGCGCTGATCAACCTGGCCGAAAATCTGTTTATTGATCTGCGCCCCAAAGGGGTGGGCGTGAGTGTGGTCAATCCAGGCTTTGTTGATACCCCACTGACCGCACAAAACTCGTTTGCAATGCCGGCCTTGCTCAGCGCTGAACAAGCCGCTGCGGCGATTGTCCGCGGCTGGGAGCGCGGTCAGTTTGAGGTGCATTTTCCCAAGCGATTTACCGGCGTGCTCAAGCTGCTGCGCTGCTTGCCGTATCGCGTTTATTTTCCGTTGATTCACCGCCTCACCGGACTTTGA
- a CDS encoding DUF3833 domain-containing protein: MKTRRRINLGKLLLMALFAVPLLGCSTPRVTDYAQQQPQLNLADYFNGRVVAHGLFQKRNGVVARRFTVVMDGQWQGNHGVLDETFYNDDGSTERRIWRLTQHPDGRFTGHADDVVGEAQGQQSGNAFHWKYTLRLPVDGREYDVQFDDWMFLMDQRVMLNRATMRKFGINLGQVLLSFSKE; encoded by the coding sequence ATGAAAACAAGGCGTCGAATCAATCTTGGAAAGCTGCTGTTGATGGCGCTGTTCGCCGTGCCACTGCTGGGCTGTAGCACGCCACGAGTCACCGACTATGCGCAGCAGCAGCCGCAGCTTAATTTGGCTGACTACTTCAATGGGCGGGTGGTGGCGCATGGCTTGTTTCAAAAGCGCAACGGCGTGGTGGCGCGCCGTTTTACCGTGGTGATGGACGGTCAGTGGCAGGGCAATCACGGCGTGCTGGATGAGACTTTTTATAACGATGACGGCAGCACCGAGCGACGGATATGGCGCTTGACCCAGCACCCCGATGGTCGTTTTACCGGCCACGCCGACGATGTGGTTGGGGAGGCGCAAGGGCAGCAATCCGGAAATGCGTTTCACTGGAAATACACGCTGCGTCTGCCAGTGGATGGCCGCGAATATGACGTGCAGTTTGATGACTGGATGTTTTTGATGGATCAGCGGGTGATGCTCAACCGCGCCACCATGCGCAAATTTGGCATCAATTTGGGGCAGGTATTGCTGTCTTTCAGCAAGGAATAA
- a CDS encoding MFS transporter, with protein MSQRCANGELTQLRGTAGLAYGALGLPLAFAALPLFVLLPNHYARELGLPLAQVGALLLLVRLIDAGVEPLIGRLSDHHSQRGARAVLRQMRWATLLLAAGMWALFFPQTASVVGRSVWLLLGLLITCLAHSVLVITHQAWGVQLGGDAALRSRVVAWREGAGLLGVIAASALALVWGVVPMLLVLSLTLLMGIWALAQAPRPLRAQRLSPPRALEGAAALLQPLQQRRFRRLLAVFACNGIASAIPAVLMLFFAQDQLRASPPQIALFLVLYFVCAALSLPIWLWLLRRVGLARAWQLGMVLAVLCFAWAAGLHSQQIAAFALICALTGVALGADLAVPGALLSLLIADCGAQGRGDGAYLGWWNLATKLNLALAAGAALPLLQWLGYVPGSDDAQALQRLAWLYALLPCALKGLAALLLQRWRPVLRFADERVIR; from the coding sequence ATGAGCCAACGCTGTGCCAATGGCGAATTGACGCAGCTGCGTGGGACGGCGGGCTTGGCCTATGGCGCGCTGGGTTTGCCGCTGGCCTTTGCGGCATTGCCACTATTTGTGTTGCTACCCAATCACTACGCGCGCGAATTGGGTTTGCCGCTGGCGCAAGTAGGCGCGCTGCTGCTGCTGGTGCGTCTGATCGATGCCGGTGTTGAACCTTTGATTGGGCGCCTCAGCGATCACCACTCTCAACGCGGCGCGCGCGCGGTGCTGCGGCAAATGCGCTGGGCAACGCTGCTGCTGGCAGCGGGCATGTGGGCGCTGTTTTTTCCGCAAACGGCGTCGGTCGTCGGGCGTTCTGTGTGGCTGCTGTTGGGGCTGCTGATCACTTGTCTGGCACACAGCGTGCTGGTGATCACACACCAAGCCTGGGGTGTTCAGCTCGGCGGGGATGCCGCCCTGCGCAGCCGCGTGGTGGCCTGGCGCGAGGGCGCTGGCTTGCTTGGGGTGATCGCCGCCAGTGCGCTGGCGCTGGTTTGGGGCGTGGTGCCGATGCTGCTGGTTTTGAGCCTGACATTGCTGATGGGGATTTGGGCGCTGGCGCAAGCGCCGCGCCCGCTGCGCGCGCAACGGTTGTCGCCGCCGCGTGCGCTGGAGGGGGCGGCAGCGTTGTTGCAGCCTTTGCAACAAAGACGGTTCCGGCGGCTGTTGGCGGTGTTTGCATGTAATGGCATTGCCAGCGCGATTCCGGCGGTGTTGATGCTGTTTTTTGCCCAGGATCAATTGCGCGCGTCACCGCCGCAGATTGCGCTGTTTTTGGTGCTGTATTTCGTGTGTGCAGCGCTGTCACTGCCGATCTGGTTGTGGCTGTTGCGCCGAGTCGGGCTGGCACGCGCGTGGCAGTTGGGCATGGTGCTGGCGGTGTTGTGTTTTGCCTGGGCAGCGGGTTTGCACAGCCAGCAAATTGCTGCGTTTGCGCTGATTTGCGCGCTCACCGGCGTGGCGCTGGGCGCCGATTTGGCGGTGCCGGGGGCGTTGCTGTCGCTGCTGATTGCCGATTGCGGCGCCCAAGGTCGTGGCGATGGCGCCTATCTGGGCTGGTGGAATCTGGCCACCAAACTCAATTTGGCCTTGGCCGCTGGTGCGGCTCTGCCGCTGCTGCAATGGCTGGGGTATGTCCCCGGCAGTGACGATGCGCAGGCATTGCAGCGCTTGGCGTGGCTGTATGCGCTACTGCCCTGCGCGCTCAAGGGGTTGGCGGCGCTGCTGTTACAGCGCTGGCGGCCGGTTTTGCGTTTTGCTGATGAAAGAGTCATACGATGA
- a CDS encoding chalcone isomerase family protein yields the protein MPAASLRLFCNRAPVARRFGLLRAVLLLVLLGGGGARAAALPEPIPAMVTQALPEAYLRGQAQMRVWGLRIYHARLWVTPAFDPQAFTATPLALELRYQRAFKGAAIAQRSIEEMQRQQPIAAPLAQRWQAALTAVFPDVQAGERLTGVYEPHQGLRFWHDQQPLAPIDDAELARRFYAIWLSPQTSAPSLRRALLGEASAP from the coding sequence GTGCCTGCCGCCAGCCTGCGCCTGTTCTGCAACCGCGCGCCCGTCGCGCGCCGGTTTGGGCTGCTCAGGGCGGTGCTGCTGCTGGTGCTGCTGGGGGGTGGCGGGGCGCGCGCAGCGGCATTGCCGGAGCCAATCCCGGCGATGGTGACGCAAGCCTTGCCCGAGGCTTACTTGCGCGGACAAGCGCAAATGCGGGTTTGGGGGCTGCGGATTTATCACGCGCGCCTGTGGGTGACGCCAGCGTTTGATCCGCAGGCGTTTACGGCCACGCCGCTGGCGCTGGAGCTGCGCTACCAGCGCGCGTTCAAGGGCGCGGCGATTGCGCAGCGCTCGATTGAAGAAATGCAGCGTCAGCAGCCCATTGCCGCGCCACTGGCGCAGCGCTGGCAGGCGGCGCTGACGGCGGTTTTTCCCGATGTCCAGGCCGGTGAGCGTTTGACTGGCGTATATGAGCCGCATCAGGGCTTGCGGTTTTGGCACGACCAGCAACCGCTGGCGCCGATTGACGATGCCGAATTGGCGCGGCGCTTTTATGCGATTTGGCTGTCGCCGCAAACCTCGGCACCGAGTCTGCGGCGCGCGCTGCTGGGTGAGGCCAGCGCGCCATGA
- a CDS encoding cyclopropane-fatty-acyl-phospholipid synthase family protein: protein MNSTLFSLLGLRLPAAVPLSARPALHLLQRLEHGTLHITLPDGRSLQLGQGKPPHASLRVHDWRVFSAVLRAGDIGLAEAYIEQQWSTPQLADLLRLLVANRAPLESMVYGAWWGKLAYQLRHRLNRNTRSGSRRNIHAHYDLGNGFYQLWLDPSMNYSSAWFAGNLQGDLTQAQNAKVRRALRSAGVKAGDRVLEIGCGWGALAEMATVDFGAQITGVTLSTEQLAYAEQRLQQAGVAARAQLRLQDYRDIEDAPFDAICSIEMIEAVGQAYWPSYFETLARLLKPGGRACVQSIVIQDDLFDRYVQDTDFIQQYIFPGGCLPSPSRFCAQAQKAGLRVVEQSAFGADYAETLRRWQQQFQQQRAQVLAQGFDERFIRTWAFYLAYCEAAFDSQNIDVVQYTLVKD, encoded by the coding sequence ATGAATTCCACCCTTTTTTCTTTGTTGGGTCTGCGCTTGCCTGCTGCGGTGCCGCTGAGCGCGCGCCCGGCACTGCACCTGTTGCAACGGCTGGAGCACGGCACCTTGCACATCACCTTGCCGGATGGTCGCAGCCTGCAACTTGGGCAGGGCAAGCCGCCTCATGCCAGCTTGCGCGTGCACGACTGGCGGGTGTTTTCGGCGGTGCTGCGGGCCGGCGATATTGGTTTGGCCGAGGCCTACATTGAGCAGCAATGGAGCACGCCGCAGCTGGCCGATTTGCTGCGTTTGCTGGTGGCCAATCGCGCGCCGTTGGAGTCGATGGTGTATGGCGCCTGGTGGGGCAAGCTGGCGTATCAGCTACGCCATCGGCTCAATCGCAATACCCGCAGCGGCAGCCGGCGCAACATTCACGCGCATTACGATCTGGGCAATGGGTTTTATCAGCTGTGGCTGGATCCGAGCATGAATTATTCGTCGGCCTGGTTTGCCGGCAATCTGCAAGGGGATTTGACCCAGGCGCAAAATGCCAAAGTGCGGCGCGCGCTGCGCAGTGCAGGGGTCAAAGCCGGTGATCGGGTGCTCGAAATCGGCTGTGGCTGGGGCGCGCTGGCGGAGATGGCCACGGTTGATTTTGGCGCCCAGATCACCGGCGTGACGCTGTCCACCGAACAACTGGCCTATGCCGAACAACGCTTGCAGCAGGCCGGTGTGGCGGCGCGCGCGCAGCTGCGCTTGCAGGATTACCGTGATATTGAAGACGCGCCGTTTGATGCGATTTGCTCAATCGAAATGATCGAGGCAGTCGGTCAGGCGTACTGGCCGAGCTACTTTGAAACCCTCGCGCGCCTGCTCAAACCCGGCGGCCGCGCCTGCGTACAAAGCATTGTGATTCAAGATGATTTGTTTGATCGCTATGTGCAGGACACTGATTTTATTCAGCAATATATTTTTCCCGGCGGCTGCCTGCCGAGCCCCTCGCGGTTTTGTGCGCAGGCTCAAAAAGCCGGATTGCGCGTGGTTGAGCAATCGGCGTTTGGCGCCGATTACGCCGAAACCTTGCGGCGCTGGCAGCAGCAGTTTCAGCAGCAGCGCGCGCAGGTGTTGGCACAGGGTTTTGATGAGCGCTTTATCCGCACCTGGGCGTTTTATCTGGCCTACTGCGAGGCGGCGTTTGATAGCCAAAACATCGACGTGGTGCAGTACACCCTGGTCAAGGATTGA
- a CDS encoding DUF1365 domain-containing protein, with protein sequence MSRAAIADGMISARPQIGFGRVWHTRLRPQQHRFVVPTFFLLLPMRTLRANPQAAGVLALNRAGALAFRDADHGAGCGPEQGGALAWLEALLQAQGIDDADGEIWLQCYPRVLGYSFKPVSFWYCHRADGSLRAIVAEVNNTFGERHAYLLDRPRYGQELRADKVFHVSPFCTVQGSYRFEFGRSGADGLQGLRVRIDYHDADGAAVLFTGISGALEPLTARSRRRALWRYPLLSLGVMARILWNALLLWLKKVPFYSKPQAPADAVSRSIPDDHIP encoded by the coding sequence ATGAGCCGCGCAGCGATCGCCGACGGGATGATCAGCGCGCGGCCGCAGATTGGCTTTGGGCGGGTTTGGCATACCCGTTTGCGGCCGCAGCAACATCGTTTTGTGGTGCCGACGTTTTTCTTGTTATTGCCGATGCGCACCTTGCGTGCCAATCCGCAGGCCGCTGGCGTGCTGGCGCTCAATCGTGCCGGAGCATTGGCGTTTCGGGATGCCGATCATGGCGCCGGTTGTGGCCCTGAGCAGGGTGGGGCGCTGGCGTGGCTGGAGGCGTTGTTGCAGGCACAAGGCATTGACGATGCCGATGGCGAAATTTGGCTGCAATGCTATCCGCGTGTGCTGGGCTACAGCTTCAAGCCCGTGAGCTTTTGGTATTGCCACCGCGCCGACGGCAGCTTGCGCGCGATCGTCGCCGAGGTGAACAACACCTTTGGTGAGCGCCATGCGTATTTGCTCGACCGGCCGCGCTATGGTCAGGAGCTGCGCGCCGACAAGGTTTTTCATGTGTCGCCGTTTTGCACGGTGCAGGGCAGTTATCGCTTTGAATTTGGCCGCAGTGGCGCCGATGGACTGCAAGGGCTGCGGGTGCGAATTGATTATCACGATGCCGATGGCGCTGCGGTTTTGTTCACCGGAATCAGCGGCGCGCTGGAGCCGTTGACCGCGCGCAGCCGTCGCCGCGCGCTGTGGCGTTATCCGCTGTTATCGCTCGGGGTGATGGCGCGCATCCTCTGGAATGCGTTGCTGTTGTGGCTGAAAAAAGTGCCTTTTTATTCCAAACCGCAGGCGCCTGCGGACGCGGTTTCACGCTCGATACCGGACGATCACATCCCATGA